A stretch of Gemmobacter fulvus DNA encodes these proteins:
- the gmk gene encoding guanylate kinase: MTRKGLLLILSSPSGAGKSTLAKKLMTWDPTLRFSVSATTRSPRPGETDGQDYFFRSRPEFEAMVAAGEMLEHAEVFGNFYGSPKGPVEAAMAEGRDTLFDIDWQGGQQIRNSALGRDVVSIFVLPPSIAELDRRLRTRGQDSDEVIAGRMAKSRDEISHWAEYDYVLVNTDLDQTFDELVTILRAERMRRDRQPGLAGFVRGLNGEFEAR, from the coding sequence ATGACGCGCAAGGGTTTGCTGCTTATCCTCTCGTCGCCCTCAGGGGCGGGAAAATCGACATTGGCAAAAAAGCTGATGACCTGGGATCCGACATTGCGCTTCAGCGTTTCGGCCACCACCCGGTCGCCGCGCCCGGGCGAAACTGACGGGCAGGATTATTTTTTCCGTTCGCGCCCGGAATTCGAGGCGATGGTGGCGGCGGGCGAGATGCTGGAACATGCCGAGGTCTTTGGCAATTTCTACGGCTCGCCCAAAGGCCCGGTGGAGGCCGCGATGGCCGAGGGCCGCGACACGCTGTTCGACATCGACTGGCAGGGCGGTCAGCAGATCCGCAATTCGGCGCTGGGGCGCGATGTGGTGTCGATCTTTGTGCTGCCGCCGTCGATTGCGGAACTGGATCGCCGGTTGCGCACACGCGGGCAGGACAGTGACGAGGTGATCGCAGGCCGCATGGCGAAAAGCCGCGACGAGATCAGCCATTGGGCGGAATACGACTATGTTCTGGTGAACACCGATCTGGACCAGACCTTTGACGAGCTGGTCACGATCCTGCGCGCCGAACGGATGCGCCGCGACCGCCAGCCGGGGCTGGCTGGCTTTGTGCGCGGGTTGAACGGGGAGTTTGAAGCCAGATGA
- a CDS encoding gamma carbonic anhydrase family protein — MIYALDGIAPQLDATAWVAADANLIGRVVLEAGASVWFGATLRGDNEEIRVGAGSNVQENCVLHTDMGYPLVIGANCTIGHKALLHGCTIGEGTLIGMGAMVMNGARVGRGCLIGAGALITEGKEIPDGSLVMGSPGKVMRSLDAEAQARLLASAAGYRANAARFRAGLVAL; from the coding sequence ATGATCTATGCGCTGGACGGGATTGCGCCGCAGCTGGATGCGACGGCCTGGGTGGCCGCCGATGCCAATCTGATCGGTCGTGTGGTGCTGGAGGCGGGGGCGAGCGTGTGGTTCGGCGCCACCCTGCGCGGCGACAATGAGGAGATCCGGGTGGGCGCGGGCAGCAATGTGCAGGAAAATTGCGTGCTGCATACCGATATGGGGTATCCGCTGGTGATCGGGGCCAATTGCACCATTGGCCACAAGGCGCTGCTGCATGGCTGCACGATTGGCGAAGGCACGCTGATCGGCATGGGGGCGATGGTGATGAATGGTGCCAGGGTCGGGCGCGGTTGCCTGATCGGTGCGGGCGCGCTGATCACCGAAGGCAAGGAGATCCCTGATGGCAGCCTGGTGATGGGCAGCCCCGGCAAGGTGATGCGCAGTCTGGATGCCGAGGCGCAGGCGCGCTTGCTGGCATCCGCCGCGGGTTACCGCGCCAATGCGGCACGGTTCCGGGCGGGGCTGGTGGCGCTGTGA
- a CDS encoding LysR family transcriptional regulator — MQIELLETFLDLVETRSFNRTAERLNLTQSTVSGRIAALEAALGAKLFTRSRAGTDLTMEGRRFDAHARSLRHEWHEAKRRIQVPDRAAHLIRLGIQNDLAAQHIGDWVADFRRALPDAAFYIEPDYSNQMCADLLTGVQDFAVMFSPKPHPDLHFETVGDVPYHMISSEADRLADVAPDSFIFAHFSPAFEAMHRAVTPDLAASAISVGQSGTVAALLTAMGGAGYVLEKTADSLIGGGRFRRVEDAPVLRQPVYAAMHLRHRIAPIHRRLTRIVQRRLAGRTGTGQA; from the coding sequence ATGCAGATCGAACTTCTGGAAACCTTTCTCGATCTGGTCGAGACCCGCAGCTTCAACCGCACGGCGGAACGGCTGAACCTGACGCAAAGCACCGTTTCGGGCCGGATTGCGGCGCTGGAGGCGGCCTTGGGGGCCAAGCTCTTCACCCGGTCACGCGCAGGCACCGATCTGACGATGGAGGGGCGGCGCTTCGATGCCCATGCCCGCTCCCTGCGCCATGAATGGCACGAGGCGAAGCGGCGGATCCAGGTGCCGGACCGCGCCGCCCATCTGATCCGGCTGGGCATCCAGAACGATCTGGCGGCCCAGCATATCGGTGATTGGGTGGCCGATTTCCGCCGCGCCCTGCCGGATGCCGCCTTTTACATCGAGCCGGATTATTCCAACCAGATGTGCGCCGATCTGTTGACCGGGGTGCAGGATTTCGCGGTGATGTTTTCGCCCAAGCCGCACCCGGATCTGCATTTTGAAACCGTGGGCGATGTGCCCTATCACATGATTTCATCCGAGGCGGACCGGCTGGCCGATGTCGCGCCCGACAGTTTCATCTTTGCGCATTTCTCGCCCGCCTTCGAGGCGATGCACCGCGCTGTCACGCCCGATCTGGCCGCCTCGGCCATCTCGGTCGGGCAAAGCGGCACGGTGGCGGCGCTGCTGACTGCCATGGGCGGTGCGGGCTATGTGCTGGAGAAAACCGCCGACAGCCTGATCGGCGGCGGTCGGTTCCGCCGGGTCGAGGATGCGCCGGTGCTGCGCCAGCCGGTCTATGCCGCGATGCACCTGCGCCACCGCATCGCGCCGATCCACCGCAGGCTGACGCGCATCGTGCAACGCCGCCTCGCCGGACGGACGGGCACCGGGCAGGCTTGA
- a CDS encoding GcvT family protein, with translation MADFPGRARVVIIGGGAVGVSALYHLAKAGWTDCVLLEKNELTAGSTWHAAGNVPTFSSSWSIMNMQRYSAQLYRGLGAEVDYPMNYHVTGSIRLAHSAERLQEFQRVVGMGRYQGMDLAILTPDEIAAKYPFLATHDLTGALYDPNDGDIDPAQLTQALAKGARQMGARIERFCPATGARREGEDWVISTPKGEIRCDYVVNAAGYYAREVGKWFGRDLPMMVMSHQYMLFDTIPELEQWSRAEGHKLPLLRDVDSSYYLRQEKNGFNLGPYERNCKAHWVTPDDPFPEDFSFQLFPDDLERLEWYIADAMARVPLLEKAALTKVINGPIPYTPDGNPLIGPMPGVPNAFEACVFTFGICQAGGAGKVLAEWVTEGATEWDMWSCDPRRFTGFEDPGYCVAKGMEVYGHEYAIHFPHHSWPAARDRKLSPVHTETKALGAVYGAYNGWERALWYARPGDDTSEAGSQTWRRDGPWFGAVAEECAAVRDAAGILDLPGFSRFRVAGPGVADWLAQQITGKVPGVGRLGLAYFADDKGRIVTEMSVARLADDEIWLITAATAQAHDREWLQKHLAPGLVLTDESADWSTQILTGPASRAILSQVAEADLHRPWLTWQTARIAGAEVVLMRVSFAGELGWEIHSRLADTPQVWAAVMAAGQAHGLKPFGMFALNALRVEKGYRAWKGDLSTDYTVLQGGLERFVDWSKPEFRGKAALEAEQQVGSPKRFVTLRIEAGDFDPPYMSTIWSGGTVVGEVTSAYWGHRVGACIGLGMLRADLAVPGVEVEVEVFGVRHRAVVQEDAPMWDPANARLRA, from the coding sequence ATGGCGGATTTTCCGGGCAGGGCGCGGGTTGTGATCATCGGCGGGGGCGCGGTCGGCGTGTCGGCGCTTTACCATCTGGCCAAGGCGGGCTGGACGGACTGTGTGCTGCTGGAAAAGAACGAGCTGACCGCCGGGTCCACCTGGCACGCGGCGGGCAATGTGCCGACCTTCAGTTCCTCGTGGTCGATCATGAACATGCAGCGCTATTCGGCGCAGCTCTATCGCGGTCTGGGGGCCGAGGTGGATTACCCGATGAACTATCATGTCACCGGCTCCATCCGGCTGGCGCATAGTGCCGAGCGGTTGCAGGAGTTTCAGCGCGTCGTGGGCATGGGGCGCTATCAGGGCATGGATCTGGCGATCCTGACACCGGACGAGATTGCGGCGAAATATCCGTTTCTGGCGACCCATGATCTGACCGGAGCGCTGTATGACCCGAATGACGGCGATATTGATCCGGCGCAGCTGACGCAGGCACTGGCCAAGGGCGCGCGGCAGATGGGCGCGCGGATCGAACGGTTCTGCCCGGCGACCGGCGCGCGGCGCGAGGGTGAGGATTGGGTGATCAGCACGCCCAAGGGCGAGATCCGCTGCGACTATGTGGTCAATGCGGCGGGCTATTATGCGCGCGAGGTCGGCAAATGGTTTGGCCGCGATCTGCCGATGATGGTGATGAGCCATCAATACATGCTGTTTGATACCATTCCCGAACTGGAACAATGGTCGCGCGCCGAGGGGCACAAGCTGCCGCTGCTGCGCGATGTCGACAGCAGCTATTACCTGCGGCAGGAGAAGAACGGCTTCAACCTTGGCCCCTATGAACGCAACTGCAAGGCGCATTGGGTCACGCCCGATGACCCGTTCCCCGAGGACTTCAGCTTTCAGCTGTTCCCCGACGATCTGGAGCGGCTGGAGTGGTATATCGCCGATGCCATGGCGCGGGTGCCGCTGCTGGAAAAGGCGGCGCTGACCAAGGTGATCAACGGCCCGATCCCCTATACGCCGGATGGCAATCCGCTGATCGGGCCAATGCCCGGTGTGCCCAATGCCTTTGAGGCCTGCGTGTTCACCTTTGGCATCTGTCAGGCCGGGGGCGCGGGCAAGGTGCTGGCGGAATGGGTGACCGAAGGGGCGACGGAATGGGATATGTGGTCCTGTGATCCGCGCCGCTTTACCGGGTTCGAGGATCCCGGCTACTGCGTGGCAAAGGGCATGGAAGTCTATGGGCATGAATATGCCATCCATTTCCCGCATCACAGCTGGCCCGCCGCGCGTGATCGGAAACTGTCGCCGGTTCATACGGAAACCAAGGCGCTGGGGGCGGTTTACGGCGCCTATAACGGTTGGGAGCGGGCACTGTGGTATGCTCGTCCGGGCGATGACACCTCGGAGGCGGGCAGCCAGACCTGGCGGCGCGACGGCCCTTGGTTCGGTGCGGTCGCAGAAGAATGTGCGGCGGTGCGCGATGCGGCGGGTATCCTTGATCTGCCGGGCTTTTCGCGGTTCCGCGTGGCGGGGCCGGGGGTGGCCGACTGGCTGGCGCAGCAGATCACCGGCAAGGTGCCGGGTGTCGGGCGGCTTGGGCTGGCCTATTTCGCCGATGACAAGGGCCGCATCGTCACCGAAATGTCGGTGGCGCGGCTGGCCGACGATGAAATCTGGCTGATCACGGCGGCCACCGCCCAGGCGCATGACCGCGAGTGGCTGCAAAAGCATCTGGCACCGGGGCTGGTGCTGACGGATGAAAGCGCCGACTGGTCGACACAGATCCTGACCGGGCCCGCCAGCCGCGCGATCCTGTCCCAGGTGGCGGAGGCCGATCTGCACCGCCCCTGGCTGACCTGGCAGACCGCGCGTATCGCCGGGGCCGAGGTGGTGCTGATGCGGGTCAGCTTTGCCGGGGAACTGGGCTGGGAGATCCACAGCCGTCTGGCCGATACGCCGCAGGTCTGGGCGGCGGTGATGGCGGCGGGGCAGGCGCATGGGTTGAAACCCTTTGGCATGTTCGCGCTGAACGCGCTCAGGGTCGAAAAGGGCTATCGCGCGTGGAAGGGCGATCTGTCGACCGATTACACCGTGCTGCAAGGCGGGTTGGAGCGGTTCGTGGACTGGTCGAAACCCGAGTTCCGCGGCAAGGCGGCGCTGGAGGCCGAACAGCAGGTCGGGTCGCCCAAACGCTTTGTCACGTTGCGGATCGAGGCCGGGGATTTTGATCCGCCCTATATGTCGACGATCTGGTCGGGGGGCACGGTCGTGGGCGAAGTGACTTCGGCCTATTGGGGCCACCGCGTCGGGGCCTGTATCGGGCTGGGCATGTTGCGCGCTGATCTGGCGGTGCCGGGGGTGGAGGTCGAGGTGGAGGTTTTCGGAGTCCGGCACCGGGCGGTGGTGCAGGAGGATGCGCCGATGTGGGATCCGGCCAATGCGCGGCTGCGCGCATGA
- a CDS encoding GcvT family protein produces the protein MTPIPQTARAVIIGGGISGCSVAYHLAKAGWTDIVLLERMSLTSGTTWHAAGLIGQLRGSANMTRLAKYSADLYVKLSAETGVETGMRQVGSISVALTQERHEELLRQATVARIFNVDVNEISPAEVKAMYPHLEVGDVVGAVHLPLDGQCDPANIAMALAKGARMRGAKIIERVKVTGVTEAATATGRRVTGVNWQMGEAQGHIAADVVINCGGMWGRDLAAGSGVTVPLHACEHFYLITEPIAGLGHLPVLRVPDECAYYKSDAGKMMIGAFEPKAKPWGMAGIREDFEFDTLPEDWDHFQPILEDAMHRMPLFQTAGIHTFFNGPESFTPDDRYYLGEAPELGGYWVAAGYNSIGIASSGGAGMALAHWITEGEAPFDLWEVDIRRAQPFQKNRRYLKERVSETLGLLYADHFPYRQMATARGVRRTPLHEHLKARGAVFGEVAGWERANWFAEPGQAREYQYSWQRQNWFDNQRVEHMAVRTGVGLFDMTSFGKIRVEGRDACRFLNHLCANEMDVAVGRIVYTQMLNARGGIESDLTVTRLSETAYLLVVPGATLQRDLAWLRRHLGEAFAVITDVTAAESVLCVMGPKARDLLMRVSPNDFSNATHPFGTAREIEIGMGLARAHRVTYVGELGWELYVSSDQTAHVFEALEAVGADLGLKLCGLHALDSCRIEKAYRHFGHDITDEDHVLEAGLGFAVRLKKPGFLGREAVLRKQEAGLDRRMVQFRLTDPAPLLFHNEAIVRDGRIVGPVTSGNYGHFLGGAIGLGYVPCRGETVQEVLDARYEIEVAGVRHAAIASLVPMYDPTSERVRL, from the coding sequence GTGACACCCATTCCACAGACCGCGCGTGCGGTGATCATCGGCGGCGGCATTTCCGGCTGTTCGGTGGCCTATCACCTCGCCAAGGCCGGCTGGACCGACATCGTGCTGCTGGAGCGGATGAGCCTGACCTCGGGCACCACCTGGCATGCGGCAGGGCTGATCGGGCAATTGCGCGGCTCGGCCAACATGACCCGGCTGGCGAAATATTCGGCCGATCTTTATGTGAAACTGTCGGCCGAAACCGGGGTGGAAACCGGGATGCGGCAGGTCGGCTCCATCTCGGTGGCGCTGACGCAGGAACGGCACGAAGAACTGCTGCGTCAGGCCACGGTGGCGCGCATCTTCAATGTGGATGTGAACGAGATTTCCCCCGCCGAGGTGAAGGCGATGTACCCGCATCTGGAAGTGGGGGATGTGGTCGGTGCGGTGCATCTGCCGCTGGACGGGCAATGCGATCCGGCCAATATCGCCATGGCACTGGCCAAGGGCGCGCGGATGCGCGGCGCGAAGATCATCGAGCGGGTGAAGGTTACCGGTGTGACCGAGGCCGCCACTGCGACCGGGCGCCGGGTGACCGGCGTCAACTGGCAGATGGGCGAGGCGCAGGGCCATATCGCGGCGGATGTGGTCATCAACTGCGGTGGCATGTGGGGGCGCGATCTGGCGGCCGGTTCGGGCGTGACGGTGCCGCTGCATGCCTGCGAGCATTTCTACCTGATCACCGAACCGATTGCGGGTCTGGGCCATCTGCCGGTGCTGCGGGTGCCGGATGAATGTGCCTATTACAAATCGGACGCGGGCAAGATGATGATCGGCGCGTTTGAACCGAAAGCCAAACCCTGGGGCATGGCGGGCATCCGCGAGGATTTCGAATTCGACACGCTGCCCGAGGATTGGGACCATTTCCAGCCGATCCTCGAAGATGCAATGCACCGGATGCCGCTGTTCCAGACGGCGGGGATTCACACCTTTTTCAACGGGCCGGAAAGCTTTACACCCGATGACCGCTATTATCTGGGCGAAGCACCGGAACTGGGCGGCTATTGGGTGGCGGCGGGTTACAACTCCATCGGCATCGCCTCGTCGGGTGGGGCGGGCATGGCGCTGGCGCATTGGATCACCGAAGGCGAAGCCCCCTTCGATCTGTGGGAGGTGGATATCCGCCGCGCGCAGCCGTTCCAGAAAAACCGCCGCTATCTGAAAGAACGGGTGAGCGAAACGCTTGGCCTGCTTTATGCCGATCACTTCCCCTACCGGCAGATGGCGACGGCGCGCGGGGTGCGGCGCACGCCGCTGCATGAGCACCTGAAGGCGCGCGGCGCGGTGTTCGGCGAAGTGGCGGGGTGGGAGCGGGCGAACTGGTTCGCGGAACCGGGGCAGGCGCGGGAGTATCAATACTCCTGGCAGCGGCAGAACTGGTTCGACAATCAGCGCGTCGAACATATGGCGGTGCGCACCGGAGTCGGCCTGTTCGACATGACCTCGTTCGGCAAGATCCGGGTCGAGGGGCGTGATGCCTGCCGGTTCCTCAATCACCTCTGCGCCAATGAGATGGATGTGGCGGTGGGGCGGATCGTCTATACCCAGATGCTCAATGCGCGGGGCGGGATCGAATCCGATCTGACGGTGACGCGGCTGTCGGAAACCGCCTATCTGCTGGTGGTGCCGGGGGCGACCTTGCAGCGCGATCTGGCATGGCTGCGCCGCCATCTGGGCGAGGCCTTTGCGGTAATCACCGATGTGACGGCGGCGGAATCGGTGCTGTGTGTGATGGGGCCGAAGGCGCGCGATCTGCTGATGCGGGTCAGCCCGAATGACTTCAGCAATGCCACGCATCCCTTTGGCACAGCGCGCGAAATCGAGATCGGCATGGGCCTCGCCCGGGCGCATCGGGTGACCTATGTCGGCGAGCTGGGCTGGGAGCTTTATGTGAGCAGCGACCAGACCGCGCATGTGTTCGAGGCGCTGGAGGCGGTGGGGGCCGATCTGGGGCTGAAGCTGTGTGGCCTGCACGCGCTGGATTCCTGCCGCATCGAAAAGGCCTACCGGCATTTCGGCCATGACATCACCGATGAGGATCATGTTCTGGAAGCGGGCCTCGGCTTTGCCGTGCGCCTGAAGAAACCCGGGTTTCTGGGGCGCGAGGCGGTGCTGCGCAAGCAGGAGGCGGGGCTCGACCGCCGCATGGTGCAGTTCCGGCTGACCGACCCCGCACCGCTGCTGTTCCACAATGAGGCGATCGTGCGGGATGGCAGGATCGTCGGGCCGGTGACCAGCGGCAATTACGGTCATTTTCTCGGCGGAGCGATCGGGCTGGGCTATGTGCCGTGCCGGGGCGAGACGGTGCAGGAGGTGCTGGACGCGCGCTACGAGATCGAAGTGGCCGGGGTGCGCCATGCGGCCATCGCATCCCTGGTGCCGATGTATGATCCGACATCGGAACGTGTGCGCCTGTGA
- a CDS encoding trimethylamine methyltransferase family protein, translating into MSDIGDICEPARARRTGGRAARVAERAAPLAENLRPVRPGMPGGQYRPLTEAGIARIHAQALEALEVIGLSQAPPSGVEILTGAGAVQGDDGRIRFPRALVEDMLAKAARDITLHGREEKYDLHLSGSNVHFGTAGAAVHIVDPVTLDYRESTAQDLYDAARLVQNLDNVHFFQRAMVCRDVLDNYDMDVNTLYACLSGTSKHVGTSFSDPSHVAGCFELLHQVAGGEAAWRARPFVSNSNCFVVPPMKFAEESCIVMEDCVRRGMPVLLLSAGQAGATAPAPIALAIVQAMAECLAGVVYVNAIRPGAPAIFGTWPFVSDLRTGAMSGGSAEQALLTAGCAQMHRFYGLPGGAASGISDSKLPDMQAGWEQGITNVLAGLSGLNMCYEAVGMHASLLGFCLESLVMGDDILGQVLRCVRGIDVTEDSTSIEAMKAVCLGGPGHYLGSEQTLALMQTEYIYPSVGNRMSPKEWNEAGKPLLLDRAIARKNDILGKAGSMIDPQIDAAIRAAYNIHFR; encoded by the coding sequence ATGAGCGATATTGGGGATATTTGCGAACCGGCACGGGCGCGCCGCACAGGCGGGCGGGCGGCGCGGGTGGCCGAGCGGGCGGCACCGCTGGCCGAGAACTTGCGCCCGGTGCGGCCCGGGATGCCGGGTGGGCAATACCGGCCTTTGACCGAGGCGGGCATTGCCAGGATTCATGCGCAGGCGCTGGAGGCGCTGGAGGTGATCGGCCTGTCGCAGGCGCCGCCCTCTGGGGTAGAGATCCTGACCGGCGCAGGCGCGGTGCAGGGCGATGACGGGCGCATCCGCTTTCCGCGCGCGCTGGTCGAGGACATGCTGGCCAAGGCGGCGCGCGACATCACGCTGCATGGGCGGGAGGAAAAATACGACCTGCATCTGAGCGGCAGCAATGTGCATTTCGGCACGGCGGGGGCGGCGGTGCATATCGTGGATCCGGTCACGCTCGACTATCGCGAGTCGACGGCGCAGGATCTGTATGATGCGGCGCGGCTGGTGCAGAATCTGGACAATGTGCATTTCTTTCAGCGCGCCATGGTCTGCCGGGACGTGCTGGACAATTACGACATGGATGTGAACACGCTGTATGCCTGTCTGTCGGGCACGAGCAAACATGTCGGCACCTCGTTCAGTGATCCGAGCCATGTGGCGGGCTGTTTCGAGCTGCTGCATCAGGTGGCGGGCGGCGAGGCGGCCTGGCGGGCGCGGCCCTTTGTCAGCAATTCCAACTGTTTTGTCGTGCCGCCGATGAAGTTTGCCGAAGAAAGCTGCATCGTCATGGAGGATTGCGTGCGGCGCGGCATGCCGGTGCTGCTGCTGAGTGCCGGGCAGGCGGGGGCGACGGCCCCGGCCCCGATTGCGCTGGCCATCGTGCAGGCGATGGCGGAATGTCTGGCCGGGGTGGTCTATGTCAATGCGATCCGGCCGGGGGCACCCGCAATCTTTGGCACCTGGCCCTTCGTCAGTGACCTGCGCACCGGCGCCATGTCGGGCGGATCGGCGGAACAGGCCCTGCTGACCGCGGGCTGCGCGCAGATGCACCGCTTTTATGGCCTGCCCGGCGGGGCTGCCTCGGGCATCAGCGACAGCAAGCTGCCCGATATGCAGGCGGGCTGGGAGCAGGGCATCACCAATGTGCTCGCGGGCCTGTCGGGCCTGAACATGTGTTACGAGGCGGTGGGCATGCATGCCTCGCTGCTGGGGTTTTGTCTGGAAAGCCTGGTGATGGGGGATGACATTCTGGGCCAGGTGCTGCGCTGTGTGCGCGGCATCGACGTGACGGAGGACAGCACCAGCATCGAGGCGATGAAGGCGGTCTGTCTGGGCGGGCCGGGGCATTATCTGGGATCGGAGCAGACTTTGGCGCTGATGCAGACCGAATATATCTATCCTTCGGTCGGCAACCGCATGTCGCCCAAGGAATGGAACGAGGCCGGAAAGCCCTTGTTGCTAGACCGGGCGATTGCGCGCAAGAATGATATTCTCGGCAAGGCGGGCAGCATGATTGATCCGCAGATCGATGCGGCGATCCGGGCGGCCTATAACATCCATTTCCGGTGA
- a CDS encoding aldehyde dehydrogenase family protein, with the protein MISDKLLKFYINGDWVTPLGTDRAGVENPATEDIIAEVALGSEADADRAILAARAAFDAYTLWPVAERIALVQRILDIYTARYEEFAQAMSLEMGAPIDWARGAQAWAGQVHIESTIQAAKEMQWDYARGSTRIVHEGIGVCALITPWNWPMNQIACKVAPALIAGCTMVLKPSEIAPLSGALFAEVCHAAGVPAGVFNLVNGTGPVVGARLSAHPEVDMVSFTGSTRAGTAVAAAAAPTVKRVAQELGGKSANIILPTADLAAAVTGGVEGCFGNSGQSCDAPTRMFVPRAAHAQALDVARAAAAAVVVGDPQAAGTTMGPLISKAQYDKVQGLIQSGIDEGATLVCGGTGRPAGLNRGWFAQPTIFGDVTHEMTISREEIFGPVLAILPYDTVEDAVRMANDTVYGLAAYVQGPLAEARAVGRRLRAGQVNLNYPDWDTFAPFGGYKQSGNGREYAGWGIHDFCETKALVGYGEA; encoded by the coding sequence ATGATCTCTGACAAGCTTCTGAAGTTCTACATCAATGGCGACTGGGTGACGCCGCTGGGCACGGACCGGGCCGGGGTGGAAAATCCGGCGACCGAGGACATCATCGCCGAAGTGGCGCTGGGATCCGAGGCCGATGCGGATCGCGCCATTCTGGCGGCGCGGGCGGCGTTTGATGCCTATACGCTCTGGCCGGTGGCGGAGCGCATCGCGCTGGTGCAGCGGATCCTCGACATCTACACCGCGCGCTACGAGGAGTTCGCACAGGCGATGAGTCTGGAGATGGGTGCGCCGATCGACTGGGCGCGCGGGGCACAGGCCTGGGCGGGGCAGGTGCATATCGAAAGCACCATTCAGGCCGCGAAAGAGATGCAATGGGATTATGCGCGTGGCAGCACCCGGATCGTGCATGAGGGCATTGGCGTCTGTGCGCTGATCACGCCATGGAACTGGCCGATGAACCAGATTGCCTGCAAGGTGGCCCCGGCGCTGATCGCGGGCTGCACCATGGTGCTGAAGCCATCGGAAATCGCGCCGCTGTCGGGGGCGCTGTTTGCCGAGGTCTGCCATGCGGCGGGCGTGCCTGCGGGCGTGTTCAATCTGGTCAATGGCACCGGGCCGGTGGTGGGGGCGCGGCTGAGCGCGCATCCTGAGGTGGATATGGTCAGCTTTACCGGATCGACCCGCGCCGGCACAGCGGTGGCGGCAGCGGCGGCCCCGACGGTCAAGCGGGTGGCGCAGGAGCTGGGCGGCAAATCTGCCAATATCATCCTGCCTACCGCCGATCTGGCGGCGGCGGTGACTGGCGGGGTTGAGGGCTGCTTCGGCAATAGCGGCCAAAGCTGCGATGCGCCGACGCGCATGTTCGTGCCGCGCGCCGCCCATGCGCAGGCGCTGGACGTGGCGCGGGCCGCCGCTGCCGCCGTGGTGGTCGGCGATCCACAGGCGGCGGGCACCACGATGGGGCCGCTGATCTCCAAGGCGCAATATGACAAGGTTCAGGGGCTGATCCAGAGCGGGATCGACGAAGGTGCGACCCTCGTCTGTGGTGGCACCGGACGGCCTGCCGGGCTGAACCGGGGCTGGTTTGCCCAGCCGACGATCTTTGGCGATGTGACCCATGAGATGACCATCTCGCGTGAAGAGATCTTTGGCCCGGTGCTGGCAATCCTGCCCTATGACACGGTGGAGGATGCGGTGCGCATGGCCAATGACACCGTGTATGGTCTGGCCGCCTATGTGCAGGGGCCGCTGGCCGAGGCACGGGCGGTGGGGCGGCGGCTGCGGGCGGGGCAGGTGAATCTCAATTACCCCGATTGGGATACATTCGCGCCCTTCGGCGGTTACAAACAATCCGGCAATGGCCGCGAATACGCGGGCTGGGGCATCCATGACTTTTGCGAAACCAAGGCTCTGGTCGGATATGGGGAAGCATGA
- a CDS encoding NAD(P)-dependent oxidoreductase: MRYGYIGLGNLGGHLAARLIEAGFEVTVHDRNPALSERHRALGAAVAPSATALAAEVDHVFTCLPSPQISENVLAQILPVMRPGAHWIENSTLGRDDILRLGQLASEQGVRLMEAPVTGGVHLAARGEITVLTGGARDLYDTHLPALQAMGGRIFHMGPLGSAAVIKVITNMLAFIHLLADAEALMLAKRGGLDLRTAWEAITASSGSSFVHETEGQLILNGSYDVGFTMDLALKDLGFAMGFGKEFGVPLDLASLASQSFLKGKAAYGGAAPSTQIAKLLEDLLGTDLRAEGFPAKLV, translated from the coding sequence ATGCGATACGGCTATATCGGTCTTGGCAATCTGGGTGGGCATCTGGCGGCGCGGCTGATCGAGGCCGGGTTCGAGGTCACGGTACATGACCGCAATCCGGCGCTGAGCGAACGGCACCGGGCGCTGGGGGCGGCGGTGGCACCTTCGGCCACGGCGCTGGCCGCCGAGGTGGACCATGTGTTCACCTGCCTGCCCTCGCCGCAGATTTCGGAAAACGTGCTGGCGCAGATCTTGCCGGTGATGCGGCCCGGCGCGCATTGGATCGAGAACTCGACGCTGGGGCGCGATGATATCCTGCGGCTGGGGCAGTTGGCCTCGGAGCAGGGCGTGCGGCTGATGGAGGCCCCGGTGACGGGCGGCGTGCATCTGGCGGCGCGCGGCGAGATCACCGTGCTGACCGGCGGCGCGCGCGATCTTTATGACACGCATCTGCCTGCCCTTCAGGCGATGGGTGGGCGGATCTTCCATATGGGGCCGCTGGGATCGGCGGCGGTGATCAAGGTGATCACCAATATGCTGGCCTTCATCCATCTTCTGGCCGATGCCGAGGCGCTGATGCTGGCCAAACGCGGCGGGCTGGACCTGCGCACGGCCTGGGAGGCAATCACCGCCTCGTCCGGCAGCAGTTTCGTGCATGAGACCGAGGGGCAGCTGATCCTGAATGGCAGTTACGACGTGGGGTTCACCATGGATCTGGCGCTGAAGGATCTGGGCTTTGCGATGGGCTTTGGCAAGGAATTCGGTGTGCCGCTGGATCTGGCATCGCTGGCCAGCCAGAGCTTCCTGAAGGGCAAGGCGGCCTATGGCGGCGCCGCGCCCTCGACCCAGATCGCCAAATTGCTGGAGGATCTGCTGGGCACCGATCTGCGCGCCGAGGGCTTTCCGGCGAAGTTGGTCTGA